From a single Vespa crabro chromosome 22, iyVesCrab1.2, whole genome shotgun sequence genomic region:
- the LOC124431849 gene encoding odorant receptor 4-like yields the protein MTLTKYCLLIVHEKDIRYCLNYMEIDWKNARCNKERQIMLDWADFNRRLILISATFAFGGVIIYRLTIPLVSPRIVIGNLSFRPLAYPISKFVMDTRQSPMNEIMICLQCLAGLIMSAITVGSCSMLTVSTMHACSQLKILMSWLNYLVTKRPNETNDTEERLGNIVKRHGWQNGNHSICSMQNITYTTLILSFGYNIFIFCYVGEILAEECKKVAKEAYMIDWYRLKGRKGLSLLLIIAMSSSSNRLTAGKFVELSISSFGDMVKTSFAYLNMLRTLTS from the exons ATGACCTTAacgaaatattgtttattaatagtGCATGAGAAAGATATACGATACTGTTTGAACTACATGGAAATCGATTGGAAAAATGCGAGATGTAACAAGGAACGACAAATCATGCTCGATTGGGCAGATTTTAATCGtcgtcttattcttatttcggCGACTTTCGCCTTCGGGGGTGTAATCATTTATCGATTAACAATACCATTGGTCTCACCAAGAATCGTTATAGGTAATTTGTCCTTTAGACCATTAGCATATCCCATTTCCAAGTTCGTCATGGATACTCGTCAAAGTCCAATGAACGAAATTATGATCTGTTTGCAATGTTTGGCCGGTCTCATCATGAGCGCAATTACGGTTGGATCTTGTAGCATGCTTACCGTATCCACTATGCATGCCTGTAGTCAGCTGAAAATTTTAATGTCCTGGTTAAATTATCTCGTAACAAAACGACCCAACGAAACTAACGATACCGAGGAAAGATTGGGCAACATAGTTAAACGACAC GGATGGCAAAATGGCAATCATAGCATATGTTCAATGCAAAACATTACTTATACAAccttaatattatctttcggatacaatatatttatattttgttacgtCGGTGAAATACTCGCCGAAGAG TGCAAAAAGGTAGCTAAGGAAGCTTACATGATCGATTGGTATCGACTTAAAGGTCGAAAAGGTCTCAGtctcttattaattatcgCTATGTCTTCATCGTCAAATAGATTAACCGCTGGAAAATTCGTCGAATTATCAATCAGCAGTTTCGGTGAC ATGGTAAAAACATCATTTGCGTATTTGAATATGCTTCGTACGTTGACTTCCTAA
- the LOC124431612 gene encoding odorant receptor 22c-like, whose product MVNTLTSVKNKNYKKDLDYSTELNRWLLKQIGVWPASINASWMEIILYRFLNVLCTSLISFLILSASLYIIIDVKDIEMKLKTIGPISFCLMVLAKYWLFIIHEKDINRCVSHMETDWKNVKSENDRQIMIDSALFGRRIVIVSATFTYGGVFFYQVVLPLTSAKVVIGNYTFKPLAYPISRIFVDTRQSPANELMIPLECLCGFVMNAVTVGACSLAAVFALHACGQLKVMMAYLNNLVDGRPEENNSVNDRLTDIVQQHVRILSFVTFTEDLLQEISLVEVLGCTLNICLLGYNLIADWDKGDMVSDMTYIALIISFAFNIFIFCYIGELLGEECKRVAEATYMIDWYRLQGKKSLALLLIIAMSSSSIKLTAGKFVELSISSFGDVIKASFAYLNMLRTVTT is encoded by the exons ATGGTCAACACATTGACatctgtaaaaaataaaaactataagaaaGACCTAGATTATAGTACAGAATTGAATCGCTGGCTTTTGAAACAAATCGGTGTTTGGCCTGCATCCATCAATGCATCCTGGATGGAAATAATCTTGTATCGTTTCTTAAACGTACTATGCACTTCTCTTATCAGCTTTCTTATATTATCCGCGTctctctatattattatagatgtgaaggatatagaaatgaaattaaaaacgatCGGTCCTATAAGCTTTTGTCTGATGGTACTCGCAAAGTATtggttatttataatacatgagaaagatataaatcgTTGCGTAAGTCATATGGAGACCGATTGGAAAAATGTCAAAAGTGAAAATGATCGACAGATTATGATCGATAGTGCACTTTTTGGTCGTCGTATCGTGATAGTATCCGCGACATTTACATACGGCggtgttttcttttatcaagtAGTGTTACCTTTAACATCGGCCAAAGTAGTCATAGGCAACTATACGTTTAAACCACTGGCCTATCCTATCTCCAGGATCTTCGTCGATACTCGTCAAAGTCCAGCGAACGAATTGATGATACCATTAGAATGTCTTTGTGGTTTCGTCATGAACGCTGTCACTGTGGGTGCTTGCAGTTTGGCCGCTGTATTTGCTTTACACGCCTGTGGACAATTAAAGGTCATGATGGCCTATTTGAACAATCTCGTGGATGGTCGAccggaagaaaataatagcgTTAATGATCGATTAACCGACATCGTTCAACAACACGTACGAATTCTCag TTTCGTTACGTTTACCGAAGATCTATTACAGGAAATTTCTCTCGTCGAAGTATTAGGATGTACATTGAACATATGCTTGCTTGGATATAATCTTATTGCG GATTGGGATAAAGGAGACATGGTCTCCGATATGACTTATATCGCATTGATTATCTCTTTTgcattcaatatatttatattttgttatataggTGAACTTCTCGGCGAAGAG tGCAAAAGAGTAGCCGAAGCAACTTATATGATCGACTGGTATAGACTACAAGGGAAAAAAAGTCTCGctcttcttttaataattgccatgtcgtcgtcttcgataaaattaacCGCTGGAAAGTTCGTCGAATTATCCATTAGTAGTTTCGGTGAT GTTATCAAGGCATCCTTTGCATATTTGAACATGCTCCGAACAGTGACTACGTAA
- the LOC124431618 gene encoding uncharacterized protein LOC124431618, with amino-acid sequence MLNDSTLSETLISFSKFAKQDWSYSIQLNRWFLKPIGAWPLSLSVTFIEKVISICLMTISSFLIGFLLVPCALCTFLDREGDLDAKIKMIGPLSFCVMAAVKYYILTSRGKAIAKCIQRICVDWERASYYYKDRKIVLENAEFGRFLVISCAIFMYGGGFFYCTVMPLCAIRTEIIDNKTIRAPSFPIYRKLIDPRTTPYIEIVQFLQSLAGYVIYSVTISACSLAAVFVMHACGQLQILMSKLDDLVVGERQTNDLDSSDKRMRDIVKYHLRIFDFISWIEELFNEICFVELVGCTLNICFLGYYLMMEWERNETVGTLTYCTLLVSFIFNIFILCYIGELLAEQCKNVGKTSYMMDWYRLPKKKALDLTLVIAISNAPLKLTAGKLFELSLASFCSVSNIKHSMFFHFSFIVILTFQVIKSASGYLNLLRTLTN; translated from the exons ATGTTAAACGATAGCACGCTATCTgaaacattaatatcattctcAAAGTTCGCTAAACAGGATTGGAGTTATAGCATTCAGTTAAATCGTTGGTTCTTAAAACCGATTGGAGCCTGGCCTCTCTCGTTAAGCGTTACTTTTATAGAAAAAGTGATTTCCATCTGTTTGATGACTATCAGTAGCTTTTTGATAGGATTCCTGCTCGTACCATGTGCTTTATGCACGTTCCTTGATCGAGAGGGTGATCTCGACGCAAAAATCAAGATGATAGGTCCTTTGAGTTTCTGCGTTATGGCGGCCGTCAAATATTACATCCTGACATCCCGAGGAAAAGCTATAGCAAAATGTATCCAACGTATTTGTGTAGACTGGGAACGTGCCTCGTATTATTACAAAGATCGTAAGATCGTCCTCGAGAATGCAGAGTTTGGTCGATTTTTGGTCATTTCCTGTGCAATCTTCATGTACGGCGGTGGTTTCTTTTATTGCACCGTGATGCCACTCTGTGCCATAAGAACCGAGATCATCGATAACAAAACCATAAGAGCACCATCTTTCCCGATTTATCGAAAGCTTATCGATCCACGGACCACTCCATATATCGAGATAGTTCAGTTTCTGCAGTCTTTAGCTGGCTACGTAATATATTCCGTTACGATAAGCGCATGCAGTCTAGCTGCAGTTTTTGTCATGCACGCTTGCGGACAGCTTCAAATTCTGATGTCTAAATTGGACGATCTCGTTGTTGGCGAGAGACAAACAAATGATCTTGATTCCTCGGACAAACGGATGAGAGACATCGTAAAGTATCATTTGCGAATATTCGA TTTTATATCTTGGATCGAAGAGCTCTTCAATGAGATATGTTTTGTAGAATTAGTGGGatgtacattaaatatatgttttttggGATATTATCTTATGATG GAATGGGAACGTAACGAAACAGTAGGAACATTGACGTATTGTACCTTGCTtgtgtcttttatttttaacatatttatacTGTGCTACATTGGAGAGCTTCTTGCTGAACAG TGTAAAAATGTCGGTAAAACTTCCTACATGATGGATTGGTATCgtttaccaaaaaaaaaagcactCGATCTTACACTCGTAATCGCTATTTCAAACGCTCCTTTAAAGCTGACAGCtggaaaattatttgaattgtCTTTGGCTAGTTTTTGTAGCGTAAGTAACATTAAACACTCAATGTTCTTTCacttttcatttattgttatattaacgTTTCAGGTAATCAAATCAGCCTCAGGATATTTGAACTTGTTACGTACTCTcactaattaa
- the LOC124431616 gene encoding uncharacterized protein LOC124431616 has translation MTTCTKKSNVKSNYKADVNYSLQVNRWLLKPIGIWPYPTTASTATKASSFILFLTCIGILIFSIISCILNIIFEEEDPQVKLKTIAPLSYWLLSSVRYCTLLIRANDIRRCVDRIEIDWRMIKKIEERETMLRCVKTGRFIVCFSAAFMHGGIFSFNILKGIIPVIEIIDNVSVSIYRLPYPFYNKIWDTNFTLAHQVILLLQFVVTFIVNSVSIGAVAIAAMFVMHACGQLDIMRLWLESLVDDVNDKYDLTQRRIGVIVVHHLRVLNFVTWIEKTLSFICLVEIFGSVFNMCFLGYYCIKVGKFVH, from the exons ATGACGACTTGCACCAAGAAAAGCAACGTAAAGAGCAATTATAAGGCTGACGTTAATTACAGTCTTCAAGTAAATCGTTGGCTTTTAAAACCAATTGGTATTTGGCCGTATCCAACGACAGCTTCAACGGCAACGAAAGCTTcctcctttattttatttttaacatgcATTggaattttgatattttcgataatatcctgTATATTGAATATCATATTTGAGGAGGAAGATCCACAAGTCAAATTGAAGACTATAGCTCCGCTcagttattggttattatcgtcagtAAGATATTGTACCCTTCTGATTCGAGCTAATGATATACGTCGATGTGTAGATCGCATAGAAATTGATTGGCGAATGATCAAGAAGATCGAGGAACGCGAAACAATGCTGAGATGTGTGAAAACTGGCCGATTCATTGTTTGTTTCAGTGCAGCTTTCATGCATGgtggaattttttcttttaacattctCAAAGGAATTATACCGGTAATCGAGATCATTGATAACGTCAGTGTCTCAATCTATCGATTACCTTATCCGTTTTATAACAAGATTTGGGATACGAATTTCACTCTAGCTCATCAAGTTATTCTTCTGTTACAATTCGTGGTGACGTTCATCGTTAATTCCGTAAGCATTGGAGCCGTCGCGATAGCAGCTATGTTCGTTATGCACGCTTGCGGTCAGCTCGATATTATGAGATTATGGTTGGAATCTCTTGTCgacgatgttaacgataaatacgatttgACGCAACGGAGAATAGGTGTCATCGTCGTTCATCATTTACGCGTTCTCAA tttTGTAACTTGGATAGAGAAAACCCTCAGTTTCATATGCCTCGTGGAAATATTTGGTTCCGTATTCAATATGTGTTTCCTAggatattattgtataaaagTAGGTAAATTTGTTCATTGA
- the LOC124431850 gene encoding uncharacterized protein LOC124431850, whose translation MITKKDNYTSANNDCYDYMKYANLTTEPNRWILEPLGVWPLKRANFEISWKDNFLRRGKNVFYYFLMFFVFVPCVPYAIFEIESVYYKLKLIGPMSFCVMCFVKYTILNIREKDIRCCVESIEMDWKRITHFEDERIMMDKVYTARRLVSLCLILTYGAAGFFHIVSPLMSGKVFASAINVTYMPAPFPVTSLLMDIRYSPANEIFIFIQCLYGFMAHSIEAGTCSLTAVFTMHACGQLQVLINWLEHLLDGREGMCSNLDERMASIIQQHVRTLKFCFYSFISRTESLLNEVSLIEVLGCTLNICFLGYYCLIEGNMSERIGCITYGIILSSMTFNIFILCYIGELLIEQCKILGERTYAIDWYRLTGKKSQPLILLIAMTRTTTKLTAGNFMELSLSSFSDVEDTYDKLRLTGPLSFCLMALIKYCALTVRENDIRRCFDYIEWDWKKVRHIKDLQIMKANANFGRRIVIVCATFMYSSAAFYYIAVPFARGMITEEDSNLTYRPLVYPVAKIIVDARRSPINEIFFGIQCVSGFLAHSITAAACGLAATFAMHACGQLQMIISYLENLVDGHENSCDTVQERFTDIVQRHVRALNFISLTEEVLNEISLVEVVGCTLNICLLGYYCITGWQYNETMGRLTYIILFISVTFNIFIFCYIGEILADQCQKVGERSYMIDWYRLPWKNVRGLVLILAMSNTSNNLTAGYLIELSLASFGDVIKSSLAYLNMLRTLTEEGEIDGAQMLSVACVVSYDDHGIRLIRWLLTSMGAWQSSTTKTSIEKLRSIVLIILSFSLICFTFVPCTLYAFLEERNLQARMEALGQVSYWLMGAIKYSYILFHRGNVRRCFDHIERDWRMVKRSKDRDIMLAHANSARYFILVCTGFTIGGVLIYNLVKGMTLVPVSIENHTVYLHPLPCPCYSKVADTRYNPAYDISRCGLYYARLWSTDDDDGMDERFLLNSFDRIYELSTFRHCWTPRARFEEWENNDTKITIGYFLVFISMMFNIFVFCFLSEKLSHQCMQVGDVAYACDWQLLPDCTARGFILIILRSNSVVRLTAGKFMQISIITFGDVIKTSAVYFNMLQKIT comes from the exons ATGATTACCAAAAAAGATAACTATACTTCCGCGAATAATGACTGCTACGACTACATGAAGTACGCAAATCTTACAACCGAACCGAATCGCTGGATTTTGGAGCCATTGGGTGTTTGGCCATTGAAAAGAGCTAACTTCGAGATTTCTTGGAAGGACAATTTTCTCCGTAGAGGAAAAAacgttttctattattttctgatGTTTTTTGTCTTTGTACCTTGCGTTCCTTATGCGATTTTTGAGATCGAAAGTGTCTACTATAAGTTGAAGCTTATCGGTCCAATGAGTTTCTGTGTGATGTGCTTTGTCAAGTATACCATTTTGAATATTCGAGAGAAGGACATTCGATGTTGCGTGGAGTCTATCGAGATGGATTGGAAGAGAATAACGCATTTCGAGGACGAACGAATAATGATGGATAAAGTTTATACCGCACGTCGTCTCGTATCTCTTTGCCTCATTTTGACTTACGGTGCTGCTGGTTTTTTTCACATTGTTTCACCTTTGATGAGCGGAAAGGTTTTTGCATCTGCTATAAACGTAACATACATGCCAGCTCCTTTTCCCGTAACTAGCTTGCTCATGGATATTCGTTACAGTCCggcaaatgaaatttttatctttattcaaTGTCTTTACGGATTTATGGCTCATTCGATCGAGGCTGGTACTTGCAGTTTGACAGCCGTTTTCACGATGCACGCTTGCGGACAGCTGCAGGTTTTGATTAATTGGCTGGAACACTTGTTGGATGGTCGAGAAGGCATGTGTTCAAACTTGGACGAAAGAATGGCGAGTATCATTCAACAACATGTACGAACCTTGAA attttgtttttatagtttCATATCGCGCACTGAAAGTTTATTAAATGAGGTTTCTCTAATCGAGGTCTTGGGATGTACTTTAAATATTTGCTTTCTTGGATATTATTGCCTTATC GAAGGTAACATGTCCGAAAGAATAGGTTGCATAACGTATGGCATAATTCTTTCATCCATgactttcaatattttcattctttgttACATAGGGGAGCTACTTATAGAACAG TGTAAAATATTAGGAGAGCGAACGTATGCTATCGATTGGTATCGTTTAACAGGAAAGAAAAGTCAACCTCTTATTCTCCTAATCGCCATGACGAGAACAACAACGAAATTAACTGCTGGAAATTTCATGGAACTTTCTTTGAGTAGTTTCAGCGAT GTGGAGGATACTTACGATAAATTACGACTGACTGGACCATTGAGCTTTTGTCTGATGGCACTCATAAAATATTGTGCTTTAACTGTACGAGAAAACGATATTCGTCGGTGCTTCGATTACATCGAGTGGGATTGGAAGAAAGTTAGACATATCAAAGATCTCCAAATAATGAAGGCTAACGCAAATTTTGGTCGTCGTATCGTCATCGTTTGTGCAACATTCATGTACAGCAGTGCTGCTTTTTATTACATAGCTGTACCTTTCGCAAGAGGAATGATAACCGAGGAGGATAGCAATCTCACGTACAGACCTCTCGTTTATCCGGTTGCGAAGATCATCGTTGACGCTCGTCGTAGCCCGATCAACGAGATCTTCTTTGGTATTCAGTGTGTTTCAGGATTCCTTGCCCATTCTATTACGGCCGCTGCTTGCGGACTTGCCGCTACTTTTGCTATGCACGCTTGTGGACAATTGCAAatgattatttcttatttggAAAACCTGGTCGATGGTCATGAAAATTCTTGCGACACCGTCCAAGAGAGATTTACGGATATCGTTCAACGTCATGTCCGTGCATTGAA TTTCATATCGCTCACAGAGGAAGTGTTGAATGAAATATCCCTCGTCGAAGTTGTTGGATGTACCTTGAATATATGCCTTCTTGGATATTACTGTATCAcg gGCTGGCAATATAATGAAACCATGGGTCGTCTAACTTAcatcatattattcatatcagttacatttaatatttttatattctgttaCATAGGTGAAATTCTTGCCGACCAG TGCCAAAAAGTGGGAGAAAGATCCTACATGATTGACTGGTATCGTCTACCATGGAAAAATGTTCGTGGCCTTGTTCTAATCCTTGCAATGTCCAATACGTCGAACAACCTAACAGCAGGATATTTGATAGAATTATCTCTAGCTAGTTTCGGCGAT gttATCAAATCATCGCTCGCATACTTGAATATGTTGAGAACACTGACCGAA GAGGGTGAAATTGACGGAGCACAGATGTTATCAGTAGCTTGCGTGGTTTCGTACGACGATCATGG TATTCGGCTGATACGTTGGTTATTGACGTCGATGGGTGCTTGGCAATCATCTACGACAAAGActtcaattgaaaaattacgTTCTATAGTTTtgatcattctttctttttctttaatatgttTTACTTTTGTACCGTGTACTTTGTACGCTTTCCTCGAGGAAAGAAACTTGCAAGCGAGAATGGAGGCGCTCGGTCAAGTGAGTTATTGGCTCATGGGTGCCATCAAGTACAGTTACATCTTGTTTCATCGAGGAAACGTGCGTCGGTGTTTTGATCACATCGAAAGAGATTGGCGTATGGTTAAAAGATCGAAAGATCGTGACATCATGTTGGCTCATGCCAATAGTGCTCGTTATTTTATCCTCGTTTGTACGGGTTTTACTATTGGCGGCGTTTTGATTTATAATCTGGTCAAAGGAATGACACTTGTTCCTGTTTCCATAGAAAATCATACGGTCTACTTGCATCCGTTACCTTGTCCTTGCTATAGCAAAGTAGCGGATACGAGATATAATCCGGCTTACGATATC TCTCGCTGCGGTCTTTATTATGCACGCCTGTGGTCAActgacgatgacgatggcaTGGATGAAAGATTCCTTCTCAATTCCTTCGATCGAATCTACGAATTATCAACTTTCAGACATTGTTGGACTCCACGTGCGCGTTTTGAG GAGTGGGAGAACAACGATACAAAAATTACCATAGGATACTTTCTTGTATTTATCTCCATGATGTtcaatattttcgtattttgttttcttagcGAGAAACTCTCACATCAG TGCATGCAAGTAGGTGACGTCGCTTACGCGTGCGATTGGCAACTTCTTCCTGATTGCACAGCTCGcggatttatattaataatacttagaTCCAATTCTGTGGTACGATTAACTGCCGGAAAATTCATGCAAATCTCTATTATCACTTTTGGCGAT gtAATAAAAACATCTGCGGTATACTTCAATATGCTACAAAAAATAACATAG
- the LOC124431852 gene encoding uncharacterized protein LOC124431852: protein MITKNDNYTSANNDCYDYMKYANLTTEPNRWILEPLGIWPLKRDCVEVSWKDNFLRRGKNVIFYFLMIFVFVSCVPYVIFEVESIYYKLKLTGPLSFCVMAFLKYTLLTIREKDIRCCIESIEMDWKKISHFEDERIMIDKLHTGRRLVTLCIILTFGAAGFYHVVLPLMSGKVFAPAINVTYRPAPFPVTSLLMDIRYSPANEIIIFIQCLYGFTAHSIAAGTCSLAAVFTMHACGQLQVLMNWLEHLLDGREGMCSNVDERMASIIQQHVRTLNFISLTENLLNEVSLIEVVGCTLNMCLLGYYCIMESNMSERIGCITYGIVLTSVTFNIFIFCYIGELLIEQCQILGERTYAIDWYRLTGKKSQPLILLIAMTRTTTKLTAGNFMELSLSSFSDIIKSSVAYLNMLRTLT from the exons ATGATTACCAAAAACGATAACTATACTTCCGCGAACAATGACTGTTACGACTACATGAAGTATGCAAATCTTACAACCGAACCGAATCGCTGGATTTTGGAGCCGTTGGGTATTTGGCCATTGAAAAGAGATTGCGTCGAGGTTTCTTGGAAGGACAATTTCCTCCGTAGAGGAAAAAAcgtgatcttttattttctgatGATTTTTGTCTTTGTATCTTGCGTTCCTTACGTGATTTTTGAGGTCGAAAGTATCTACTATAAGTTGAAGCTTACCGGTCCATTGAGTTTCTGTGTCATGGCCTTCCTTAAGTATACCCTTTTGACTATCCGAGAGAAGGACATTCGATGTTGTATCGAGTCCATCGAGATGGATTGGAAGAAGATATCGCATTTCGAGGACGAACGAATAATGATCGATAAACTTCATACTGGACGACGTCTCGTAACTCTTTGCATCATTTTGACTTTCGGTGCTGCTGGTTTTTATCACGTTGTCTTACCTTTGATGAGCGGAAAGGTTTTTGCACCTGCTATAAATGTAACATATAGGCCAGCTCCTTTTCCCGTAACCAGCTTGCTCATGGATATTCGTTACAGTCCGgcaaacgaaattattatctttattcaatGTCTTTACGGATTTACGGCTCATTCAATTGCAGCTGGTACTTGCAGTTTGGCAGCCGTTTTCACGATGCACGCTTGCGGACAGCTGCAGGTCTTGATGAATTGGCTGGAACACTTGTTGGATGGTCGGGAAGGCATGTGTTCCAACGTGGACGAAAGAATGGCGAGTATCATCCAACAACATGTTCGAACCTTGAA tttCATATCGCTCactgaaaatttattaaatgaggTTTCTCTAATCGAGGTCGTTGGGTGCACTTTAAATATGTGCTTACTTGGATATTATTGCATTATG GAAAGTAACATGTCCGAAAGAATAGGTTGCATAACGTATGGCATAGTTCTTACATCCGTgactttcaatattttcatattttgttACATAGGGGAGCTACTTATAGAACAG tGTCAAATATTAGGAGAGCGAACGTATGCTATCGATTGGTATCGTTTAACAGGAAAGAAAAGTCAACCTCTTATTCTCCTAATCGCCATGACGAGAACAACAACGAAATTAACTGCTGGAAATTTCATGGAACTTTCTTTGAGTAGTTTCAGCGAC ATTATCAAATCTTCAGTCGCCTACTTAAATATGTTACGAACATTGACGTAA